Proteins from one Oscillatoria nigro-viridis PCC 7112 genomic window:
- a CDS encoding prephenate/arogenate dehydrogenase codes for MNIGIVGLGLIGGSIGLDLRSRGFNVFGVSSRQQTCSRAQARGVVNEASINLSLMAAADVVFICTPLLSIEPIVRELVPYLSPDTIVTDVGSVKTPIVQAVSPLWPNFVGGHPMAGTAESGIEAAVPDLFVGRPYVVTPTAQTPPRAVDKVEEIARLLGAKVYRCGPIEHDRAVAWISHLPLMASATLVAACDLEGDRDIVNLAQNLASSGFRDTSRVGGGNPELGVMVAKYNREELLRSLSIYRDCLDGFISDIEDENWQAIEHKLKLTQQARQNYKL; via the coding sequence ATGAATATCGGTATTGTAGGACTGGGTTTAATTGGCGGCTCGATCGGGCTGGATTTGCGATCGCGCGGGTTTAATGTTTTTGGGGTTTCGAGTCGGCAGCAGACTTGCTCTCGGGCGCAAGCTCGCGGTGTTGTCAATGAAGCCAGCATAAACCTGTCTCTAATGGCAGCAGCCGATGTGGTTTTTATTTGCACGCCGCTCTTGTCGATCGAGCCGATCGTCCGAGAGTTGGTGCCCTATCTTTCCCCTGATACTATTGTAACCGATGTCGGTTCCGTAAAAACACCCATAGTGCAGGCTGTATCTCCTCTGTGGCCGAACTTTGTGGGGGGACACCCGATGGCGGGGACTGCTGAAAGCGGGATTGAGGCGGCGGTGCCGGATTTGTTTGTGGGCCGGCCTTACGTGGTGACGCCGACTGCCCAGACGCCGCCGCGTGCGGTGGATAAGGTTGAGGAAATTGCGCGGTTGCTGGGTGCTAAAGTTTACCGATGTGGCCCGATCGAGCACGATCGAGCTGTGGCTTGGATTTCTCATTTGCCGCTCATGGCGAGCGCGACGCTGGTGGCGGCCTGCGATCTTGAGGGCGATCGGGATATTGTTAATTTAGCCCAAAATTTGGCGAGTTCGGGTTTTCGGGATACGAGCCGGGTTGGGGGCGGCAATCCCGAGCTGGGAGTGATGGTGGCAAAGTACAATCGAGAGGAATTGTTGCGATCGCTCTCTATTTACCGCGACTGTCTCGACGGGTTCATCAGCGATATCGAAGACGAAAATTGGCAAGCTATCGAACACAAGCTGAAGCTGACTCAACAAGCGAGACAGAATTACAAATTGTGA
- a CDS encoding APC family permease — translation MYAYSRVKRFLLGESLPTSASVHERLSNATGLAVLASDALSSVAYATQETLLVLLLAGSSSLSLSLPISGIIILLLAIVALSYRQTIKAYPKGGGAYLVARENLGIYPGLIAAASLMIDYILTVTVSISAGVAALTSAVPSLHPYTVELCLFFIVLIMFANLRGLRESGNIFMVPTYAFLVGIFVLIGCGLFQQATGQVMPTLQNIPAKEPLGLFLLARAFAAGCTALTGVEAISDGVLAFKPPEWKNARLTLSYMGGILGAMFLGISYLAHIYQVIPTEHETLLSVLGKQIFGVGIFYYYLQAATLLILLLAANTSYADFPRLCYFLARDGFLPRQLSLLGDRLVYSNGINLLSFCAALLIIIFRGNTSAVLPLYAVGVFTSFTLSQSGMVIHWFKERGKGWQVSAVMNGIGAVATTGVLAVILATKFLLGAWVVVVTIPIVVSLFLAIHRHYRYVAARLSIQGIEPRSYLRRPRVKTVTHPAVVLVGQLHRGTFEALDYARLIADEVVAVHVDIGLTDREKLQLAWKDLQSDIPLEILDSPYRSVGSPLTHFLTLFEEQRPGVYLTLIIPAFVTRNWWEGLLHNQTAFFLKAALRAKKSRVVTTVRYFL, via the coding sequence ATGTACGCTTATTCTCGAGTCAAGCGATTTTTACTGGGTGAATCTCTTCCGACTAGCGCATCTGTTCACGAACGGCTGAGCAACGCTACTGGACTAGCTGTTCTGGCTTCCGATGCACTTTCGTCTGTTGCCTACGCTACTCAAGAAACTCTGCTGGTACTGTTACTAGCGGGGAGTAGTAGTTTGAGTTTATCGCTGCCTATTTCTGGAATTATTATTTTACTGTTGGCGATCGTGGCGCTGTCTTACCGACAGACAATTAAAGCGTACCCCAAAGGCGGTGGCGCTTACCTTGTGGCGCGAGAAAATTTAGGTATTTATCCTGGTTTGATCGCGGCAGCTTCGCTGATGATTGATTACATCCTCACCGTAACAGTCAGTATTTCGGCTGGCGTTGCGGCTTTGACTTCTGCAGTTCCCTCGCTGCACCCCTACACAGTTGAACTGTGCTTATTTTTTATTGTCCTCATCATGTTTGCCAATCTCAGGGGATTGCGGGAATCTGGCAATATATTTATGGTTCCCACCTATGCGTTTCTCGTTGGCATTTTTGTTTTGATTGGCTGCGGTTTATTCCAACAGGCAACAGGTCAGGTTATGCCGACTTTACAAAATATTCCAGCTAAGGAACCTTTGGGATTATTTCTGCTGGCGCGGGCGTTTGCGGCGGGCTGTACAGCCCTGACAGGAGTTGAAGCCATATCAGACGGGGTGTTGGCTTTTAAGCCTCCTGAATGGAAAAATGCGCGCCTGACTTTGAGCTATATGGGGGGAATTTTGGGAGCGATGTTTTTGGGGATTAGTTACTTGGCTCATATTTATCAGGTGATTCCTACAGAACATGAAACGCTCCTTTCTGTATTGGGAAAACAGATTTTTGGTGTCGGTATATTTTATTACTATTTGCAGGCAGCGACTCTGTTAATTTTGCTGTTGGCGGCGAATACGAGTTATGCTGATTTTCCGCGACTTTGTTATTTTTTGGCGCGGGACGGTTTTTTGCCCAGGCAGTTGTCGCTGTTGGGCGATCGCCTGGTTTATTCTAATGGCATTAATCTGCTCAGCTTCTGCGCTGCTCTTTTAATTATCATCTTTCGAGGCAATACAAGTGCGGTGCTTCCCCTGTATGCGGTTGGAGTTTTCACTTCTTTTACTCTCTCCCAATCGGGAATGGTAATTCACTGGTTTAAGGAACGAGGTAAAGGTTGGCAAGTTAGTGCTGTGATGAACGGTATTGGTGCAGTGGCAACAACAGGAGTTTTAGCTGTAATTCTCGCTACAAAATTCCTTTTGGGAGCTTGGGTTGTCGTAGTAACTATTCCGATCGTAGTCAGTCTATTTTTAGCTATTCACCGACACTATCGGTATGTCGCGGCTCGGTTGAGCATTCAGGGAATAGAACCGAGGTCTTATCTTCGCAGACCTAGAGTTAAGACGGTGACACATCCGGCAGTGGTGTTAGTCGGGCAGTTGCACCGGGGAACTTTCGAGGCCCTCGATTACGCTCGTTTAATTGCTGATGAAGTTGTGGCAGTTCACGTGGATATTGGTTTGACCGATCGAGAAAAATTACAATTAGCTTGGAAAGATTTGCAGTCAGACATTCCTTTGGAAATTCTGGACTCGCCTTACCGTTCTGTTGGTTCGCCTTTGACACACTTTTTGACTTTGTTTGAAGAGCAGCGACCGGGAGTATATTTAACGCTGATCATTCCGGCTTTTGTAACGCGAAATTGGTGGGAGGGACTGCTGCACAATCAAACTGCTTTCTTTTTGAAAGCGGCTTTGCGGGCTAAAAAAAGTCGGGTTGTAACAACGGTTAGATATTTTCTTTAA